The stretch of DNA GTTGCCAGCATTGTTAGCTGTATTAGGTATTAAATTAATGAGAGATATGATTTTCGGCGTTTTGCACGCTCCTATTCCTTCATTATTGTTACAGTTCGTTGTCGGTCTTTTGTTTTTAGGAATTGGCCTTTGGTTTGTGGCTGGGTTTATATTTTACCGAGATCGAAAACGAAATAAAGTTCAAAATAGGTTTCAGAAAAAATGAGGCTGTCCTAAAAGTCAGTAGAAACTGACTTTTAGGACTTTTTTTGTTCGTTACCTCAATATGGATTTTAAAAATTTTATTAGTTAAGTACAAATTTCCCTATTGCATTGACCATATCACCCCCCCAGTCGTTCCGTAAGGTAAGTCACAAATAATTAAAATAAGCGCCCTCACAAATGTGAAGACGCCGATTACAATTATTTAAGTGGACATGACTCAATTTTTTCTCTAATTTGGAGCGCTTTTTCTGGATAATCCGTGAAGAAGCCGGATACATTCATGGCAAACATCTTTTTCATCGTTCTTTCATCATTCACTGTATACGGACGCACCTGGATTCCTTTACTTCCGGCAGCTTTAACGATCGCTTTAGTAGCAACTCCTTTATTAGGGTGTAAACTTTGCGCCCCTACAACATGTGCATAATTCCACGGTTCAAACAACCCTTCAGAGTATAGAATTGCTTTTTCAATGTGAGGCGCTATCCGATGTAGTTTAGAAATACTATAATGATTAAAACTAGAAAAGATTGTTTGTTTTTCTACTTTATAGAGCTTTACTAGTTCCACTACTTTTTCTTCTAGTCCTTCATAAGCAATTACACTGTTTTTTAATTCAATATTAATAAGTAAAGTCGTCTGACTTGCCCACTCCAAAACTTCCTGTAATGTTGGGATTGGACAAAAATCAAACTGTTTAAATTTAAATACTGCGTTTAATTGTTTTAATTCTTCCATCTTTTTATCTTTTACAAAACCAGAACCGTCTGTTGTTCGGTCAACTTTTTCATCATGTATGACAACAGGAACGCCATCTGAACTCAATTGGACATCCAGTTCAATTCCATCTGCCCCTACTTTTTTTGCTTGTTGAAAACTAATCATCGTATTTTCTGGATGCGTACCAGCCGCTCCTCTATGACCAAAAATTTTAGTATCCATATTTATCCTCCTACACCCTTTATCATTTGCCATCTGCCGAATATTTTAGTACAAATATATTATAATTAGTTGAAAGAGGTGATAAAATGAGACCTTTACAAATCTCTGCAGAAACAGCGCAAAAATTAGCAAAAGCATTAGACGTACCATTAGAACAAGTGATGCACACACCTCAACATATTTTAATTCAAAAGCTTATTGAAATAGAACGCGAAGAAGCAAGTAATCGTAAATAATGTTATACACAAGACAGCCATTACGTGAGATTCATCATTAAATATGGGTGTCTTTTTACTATGCAAAAAACACCCTTCAACTTAAGAAGGGTGTTTGAATTATTCTTTATTATCCTTACCCTCTCAAGAAGCTTTATGCTCCAAGCGAAGTTTATCAGCGACCATTGCGATGAATTCTGAGTTTGTTGGTTTAGCTTTAGACATGGAAACCGTATAACCGAATAAGGAGGAAATAGAATCTATGTTGCCACGGCTCCAGGCTACTTCAATCGCATGACGAATTGCACGCTCCACACGGCTTGCAGTAGTGTTAAACTTTTTAGCGATATCAGGGTATAAAACTTTTGTGATGGAGCCTAAAAGCTCAATATCGTTATATACCATAGAAATTGCTTCTCGTAAATATAAATATCCTTTTATATGTGCCGGAACTCCAATTTCATGAATAATACTAGTAATACTAGCATCTAAATTTTTCGTTTTCGGCTCTGAATGACGTACGAATGTTTGGTGTGAACTCTTGATGATTGGTGCAGCTTTACCACTAACTTGACGAATATTACTTACTAAATGTTCCATATCAAACGGTTTTAATATAAAATAAGATGCGCCTAACTCAACAGCTTTTTTTGTCACATCTTCTTGACCGAAGGCAGTTAACATAATAACATTCGGTTGTTTAGTTAGATTTAATGCTCTCATTCTTTCTAAGACAGCTAAACCATCTAAATGTGGCATAATAATATCTAATATAAGTACGTCTGGGTTACTTTTCTCAAGAAGCTGTAAACACTCTTGACCGTTACTAGCAGTACCAACAACTTCCATATCTTCCTGAGCTGAAATGTAATCTTCAAGCAACCCAACTAATTCTCGATTATCATCTACTACACAAACTTTAGTTTTCATCAAACAAATTTCCTCCTCAGTTCCATAAACATATTTGTCATCTATTTCTATTCTACATATTCATTTCGACAACGCAACAGCATTTCCTCTTATTTTTAAAAAAAATCGTAATTTTTATAGTAAATCTCGTTTTTTCTTCAGTTATCTGCTATTTTCGACTAATTACGATATTTGACACAATGATAGCAACAACTTTGTCGAAAAATCTTTATATTATGTTCATCATACATTAATTTAATCAATAATAAAAGAAAAAACGAGCAGTTTTCAGCTCGCTTTTTCCTCATCCTCTGTATTGTAAATATCAATCCCAGCTTCATTTAACATCCATTCAATATGAACTCCGTATCCGCTTGTTGGGTCATTAACAAATACATGAGTAACTGCTCCAATTATTTTTCCATCTTGAATTATTGGACTACCACTCATCCCTTGAACAATTCCCCCGGTTTTTTCCAAAAGTTTAGGATCTGTTATTTTTATTACCATCCCTTTTGTCGCTGGAAACTTTTGTTCTATTTTGCTTACAACTTCCACATCAAACTCTTCAACTTTATCTTCATCAACAACTGTTAATATTTTTGCTGGACCTTCCTTTACTTCATGCGGTAACGCAATAGGTAAAGCTTCGTCCATTTTTCCATTTTGAATATCTTTGTGTAATTTGCCAAATATACCAAATGGACTATTCCTTGTAATATCTCCAATTGCTTCTCGATCATTTGAAAATCTCGCGAGTTTTTCACCTGGTACACCGTTACTTCCTTTTTCTATCGACGTAACAGTCGAACGAACAATTTGTCCATCTTGAACGACAATTGGTTTCTTCGTATCCATATCAGAAATAACATGCCCTAGAGCTCCATATCTCATTGTTTTTGGATCGTAAAATGTCATCGTTCCAATTCCAGCAGCTGAATCCCTAATATATAATCCTATTCGGTATGAATCTTCATCTTTATCTTTTAACGGTGTTAATTCTGTTTCAATTGTTTCTTGCTCCCTTGCAATTTCTATTTGCAGAGACTCACCTTTTTTTCCTGCCTCTTGGACAAAAGGAGCAACATCACTCATTTGTTCAACGGTTTTGCCATTAATCTTCGTAATAATGTCTCCAACTTGAATTCCTGCAATTTCCCCAGGAGAATGCTTACCGTCAACTGTGTCTACTAAGTGGTGACCAACCACTAGCACGCCAACTGTATTTAGTTTTACACCTATTGATTGACCTCCAGGATAAACTTTATATTCCGGGATTACATCAACATTCATTTGTTTAATTGGAAATCCAGCCATTTCTAACAATACTTTTCCTTGGCCAGTTTTTCTTCCACTAACTGCTACCACTCCATCGTTATGTGAGACATCGACTGATGTGTCTGTCCCACCTACTTTTGCTTGAACTGGTAATGTTGCTGGAAAAGTTATCCCTTGTCCTTCGAAGACGGTTATTTTTGTAGGGATTTGAACATACTCTTTAAATGGTTGGAACACACATAACACCATGATGGAAACAAGGAGAAATGCGCCTATCATTTTTCTCGTTATATCTTTTTTCAACTGTTTCACTCTCCTCGCTCCTAACCCACACCTTTCATGGCTACATTACTAATATTGCCTCTTCTACCCTACATTTATAACTAACTTTATGATAAAAAACATACCCTTTTTGGATAATTTATACTTAGTGATATTTTTTGCATATTTCTTAACTATAATTTCAAGAATATACGTGTGTGAAAGAAAAAAATCAGAAGCACCGAATAAATAAAAAAGTGGTTATACAGGAATGTAATATTCCTATACAACCACGTTAAGCTTTTATTTAATTTCTTTTTGGCGATTAGCGAGTTGTAACAATTCTTTTGCATGTTTTTTCGTAAGTTCCGTAACTTCTATACCTGATATCATTCGTCCAATTTCGTTAACCTTTTCTTCGGTTGAAAGAATGTTAACTCTTGTTTTTGTTCGGTCTTTATCAATTTCTTTACTAATAAATAAATGCGTATCGCTCATTGCAGCGACTTGTGGTAAATGTGAAATACAAAGAACTTGTGATTCCACCGAAACAGAATAAATTTTGTTTGCAATTGCTTGAGCCACTTTTCCACTTACACCAGTATCTACTTCATCAAAAATAATCGATGTAATACCTTGATGTTGGGAAAAGATACTTTTCATCGCTAGCATTATACGCGATAACTCTCCACCTGAAGCAACTCTCGCTAACGGTTTTAACGGTTCGCCTGGATTTGTCGTTAAATAAAATTCTACTGCATCTACACCATTTTTTTGAAATTTATTATGAGAAGTAACGTTTACTTTGAAGTTTGCTTTTTCTAAATAAAGATCTCGTAGCTGTTCGTGAATTTTCTCTTCTAATGTTACAGCAGCCTTCGTTCTAGCTTCAGTTAAAGCTTTCGCTTCTAACAAAAGGTCTGATTCAACCGATTCAAGCTCCTGCTGTAGTTTGTGGATGTGAGAATCTTTATTTTGAATCGTTTCGAGTTCTTCTTCAATTTTTGCCGCATATTCTAAAATCTCTTCTACAGTACTTCCATACTTCTTTTTTAATTGCTTTATTTCACTTAATCGACCTTCTATAAAATCTAAACGTTCTGGGTCATATTCTAATTGGTCAATCTCATCACGAATATGATAAGAAGCTTCTTCCAATTGATAATAGGCATTAGAAATGGTTTCATAAATGGTACCCAATTTTGGATCGATTGCCTTTAGCGCTTCCGTTTCACTCATAGCATGTCCAACCCAATCTAACCCTTTTTGTTCACCATGAAGACTATAATAGCTATTGTTTAACGCTTGGAAAAGTTTTTGATAGTTACTAATTTTATTTCTTTCAGCCAGTAGTTCTTCCTCTTCTTTCGGCTGTAGTTTAGCATTATTAATTTCTTCTAGTTGGAACTGAATTAAATCTAACCGATGTGCCATTTGTTGTTCATTTGTCGTTAAATCATTCAATCTTACCTCTAAACTTTTATAATGATCGTATACGTTATTGTACGCTTCCACACACTTGTTTATCGTTTCATTTCCGAATTGATCTAATAGGTCGATATGTAAATCAGCATTCATTAATTCTTGATGTTCGTGCTGCCCGTGAATGTCTACTAACGTACGCCCAACTTCTCTTAAAACGGAAATAGTTACTAATTTCCCGTTCACTCTACAAACACTTTTTCCTGATGCATGAATTTCCCTACGAAGCACGACCATATTATCATCTAATTCAATTCCAAGCTCATGACAAACGTGAATACATGGATGTTTTTCACTTTCTATTAGAAAAAGACCTTCAATTTCCGCCCTCTTTTCTCCATGCCTCACAAATTCTTGCGAACCTCGCCCACCTGCTAAAAGGTGGATGGCATCAATAATAATCGATTTACCCGCACCTGTTTCACCTGTTAATACCGTTAAACCTTTATCAAACGAAATAGATACCGCTTCGATTATTGCAAAGTTTTTTATCGAAAGTTCTGCAATCATAATACCTCACCTTATTTTTCTTTCTTGTTTTAAAGCATTCCTAAAAACTTGTCTGACAGCTGATTTGCTTCTTCTGGAGTACGACAAATAATTAAACAAGTATCATCTCCACAAATTGTGCCTAATATTTCAACCCAATCTAAATTATCTATTAAAACTCCAATTGCATTAGCATTACCAGGCATTGTTTTCATTACGATCATATGGCCAGCAACATCTAATTTCACGAAAGCATCAAGTAGTGATTTTCTTAGCTTTTGTAACGGGTTAAAACGCTGATCTGCTGGAAGGCTATATTTATAACGACCATCCTGCATTGGAACCTTTACTAAATGTAATTCTTTTATATCTCGAGAAACCGTTGCTTGAGTTACATTAAAGCCTAACCCTTTTAATAAATCGACTAATTCATCTTGTGTTTCAATTTCGCGATTTGTAATGAGCTCCCTAATTTTTATATGTCTCTGCCCCTTAGTCATTCATTGACCCCCTAATATTAAATAATAGCAATTCCTTCTAATATATACCTTTATCGTAAATCAATCATTGAATAATTAAAAGATTTTTTTCTTCAAAATAACTCTAATTTACGAAGAAAAATCAGTATTATGTCGAAAAGTTTCTTTTTTATCGTTTCATAATAATGTTTTCATTAATCTAAAAAATAGGGAATAACTTTTTATAGTTATTCCCCTTTTGCAGCTCGAAGTTGTGCATGTGCTTGGCTAACGACTTCTTCGATCGACTCATTTAATTTTATTTCATTCTTATGGTCTTCACCATAGTAAGAAAGGTGGAGTAAAAATTCAATGTTCCCATCACCACCTGTTATTGGTGAAAACGATAAGTTTTCAATTACATACTGTTGGTTTAAGGCAAATTGAATAATGTCATGTAACACTTGTTCATGTACTTTAGCGTCACGTACAATCCCTTTTTTACCAACTTGCTCTCGACCTGCTTCAAATTGTGGTTTTACTAAGGCAACAACGTCACTACCAGGAACTAAAAGTCCTTTTAAAACAGGTAGTATTAATCTTAGCGAAATGAAAGATACATCAATTGATGCAAACTCAGGCATTCCTTCTGTTAAATCACTTGGGGTAACATAACGGAAGTTTGTTCGTTCCATTACGATAACTCTTTCATCTTGACGTAACTTCCACGCAAGTTGGTTGTATCCAACATCCAAAGCATAGCTTTTTTTCACACCATTTTGCAGTGCACAATCCGTAAAACCACCAGTAGAAGCTCCTATATCTATCATCATTTTGTCTTTTATATTTAAATTGAATACTTTTAATGCTTTTTCTAGCTTAAGGCCACCTCTACTTACGTAAGGAAGTACGTTTCCCTTTATCGTAAGAGGAGCATCAATTGCAATTTTTTCTCCGGGCTTGTCTAAGCGTTCCTCATTCGAATATACTAACCCAGCCATTACGGATCTTTTAGCTTTTTCCCGAGAATCAACTAAACCTCTTTCAACTAGTAAAACATCAATTCTTTCTTTTTTTGTCATGTTGTTATGCCCTTTTTTGTTTTCTTCTTGCAATCGTCTTTATTGTCCGCACAACTTCAGGAGTTGTGAGTCCTATTTCTTCTAATAACGCCTTTACACTACCATGTTCAATAAAACGATCTGGTATACCCATACGTTTAATTGGGGAAGCATAGCCATGATCATTTGCAAATTCTAACACCGCACTTCCGAAGCCCCCTTGTAAAACGGCTTCTTCAATTGTTAATAACGGCATACAATCTTCCAATAAACTATGAAGCATCCCTTCGTCCATCGGTTTAATAAAGCGAGCGTTAATTACTTTAACAGAAACATCCTCTTTTTCTAGAAGTTCAGCTGCTTCCAATGCCATCGGAATGGTTGTACCAAATGTTAAAATTGCTGCATCGCTACCTTCTTTTAACACTTCCCAAGAGCCAATCGGAATTTGTTTAAGCTCTTCGTCCATTTTCACCCCTAGACCATTACCTCTAGGGAAACGTAGTGCAATCGGGCCATCATCATACGTTAAAGATGTATGTACCATATGTTGGCCTTCGTTCTCATCTTTCGGCATCATTAGTACTAAATTAGGCAAGTGACGTAAAAATGCTATATCAAATACCCCTTGGTGAGTTTCTCCATCTTCACCAACTAAGCCCGAACGGTCAATACCGATAAATACGTTTAAATTCGGACGGCAAATATCATGAACTACTTGGTCATACGCACGTTGTAAAAACGTAGAGTATATTGCTAAAAACGGCTTCATTTTTTGAGTAGCCAGTCCAGCAGCCATGGTGGTAGCATGCTGTTCTGCAATACCTACATCGTACATTCTTTCCGGGAACTCACTAGCAAAACCAACTAATTTAGAGCCTACTGGCATTGCTGGTGTAATCGCAACAATACGCTCGTCTTCTCTAGCCAGTCTTCTAACTGTTTCACTTATAACACTACTCCATGCAGGTGGTGCACTAACAGGTTTAATTAAATCTCCTGTTTCTATTTTATATGGACCTGTACCATGCCACGTTCCAACCTTATCTGTTTCAGCAGGCTTAAACCCTTTACCTTTTTTCGTTATTACATGAACGATTACCGGACCTTCTGTTTTCTTCGCATATTGTAAATTCTCAAAAAGCTCCTGATAATTATGACCATCAATTGGACCTAAATAAGTAAAGCCGAGCTCTTCAAAGAACATTCCGCTTACAAGTAAATATTTCACACTGTCTTTAATTCTTTCCGCAGTGGAAGCTAGCTTTCCACCAACTGCCGGAATTTTCTTCAACAGCATTTCTAATTCATCTTTTACCCAATTATACTTTCCAGCTGTTCGTAGTCTTCCTAAAACGCTATGAAGTGCTCCAACGTTCGGAGCAATCGACATTTCATTATCATTCAAGATAACAATCATGTTTTTCTTCTCATGTCCAATATGGTTAAGTGCCTCTAAAGCCATTCCACCGGTTAGAGCTCCATCACCAATAATTGGGATAACGTGCTCTTTTGTACCTTTAATATCTCTTGCCGCAACCATACCCATTGCAGCAGAAAGAGAAGTGGAGGAATGTCCGGTTTCCCATACATCATGTTCACTTTCAATCATTTTCGGGAATCCACATAGACCTTTATATTGGCGTAACGTATCAAATTCACAGGCACGACCAGTTAATATCTTATGAACATATGATTGATGTCCAACGTCCCATAAAAGTTTATCTTTTGGGCTATCAAAAACTTTATGAAGAGCAATAGTTAGTTCTACCACACCTAAGTTAGGACCAATATGTCCCCCTGTTTTGGATAACTTCTCAATTAAAAATTGACGGATATCTGCACTTAGTGCTTCCAACTCTTCCGTTGACATCTTTTTTAATATTTGTGGGCTTGTAATCTTTGTAACATCCAAGAGGGACCACTCTCTTTCCTTACTTTTTTCGTTTTCTTTTTTTCTTATTTTTATTATCCTTCAAAATAGTAATTTTAAAGTTATTTTCTAATAAATGAAACACTTTCCCAGCTTGAAAAATAATGGGAGTTGAATATTTCATTGCTAACGACTTCCCAAATGCTTTACCACCAACAGTAAGCGCAGCTACAACACTTGTAAAAACGACAGAGATAACGTAATGAAAAGCGGAATCCTCTTGATGCTGCATAGAAAGTGTAAATTGAATTACCACTATAGCTGAAGCTGTACCACTAATAATACCAGATATATCTCCAATTACATCATTACAAAAGCTCGCGAATCGGTCGGCATTTCGAACGATATGAATCGATTGTTTTGCACCAAATACTTTTTCTGATGCCATTGCATGAAACGGTGTTTCGTCAGCAGCAGTTGCTGCAATACCGACCATATCAAAAAATATACCAATTAACACAATAATAAAAACGATTAACATTCCAATCGCCCATGTTACGCCAGATAAGAGTAGCGTAGAAACGATTGAAAAAATAGCCGCTAACACAAGCGTGATAACGGCAATCGCTAGACTCCAATTTATTGCGTCTTTAAACTTATTTATCATGTATTCATTTCCTTAATTATATCTATATAGTTTTCCACGTTCCTAATAATATGTAAGTGGAGTGGTCATATATAGAGTAAAGACTGCGGCTTAGGTCCAGTAGGTTTTCCCAAGCAAGTACTCGGTGTCGCCATCCGAGCGGTTCCCCTTTAAACTCACCTTAACAGTGTCGCCAGCTGTTAGACTGGATTACCACTTAGTCCGCACTATAATCCTCTATATATGTCATAAAGGAACAGTCTAGGAGTTTTCCTCCACAACCCTTAACCTTTTCTTAGCCTCTTTTGCAGAGCAGATTTCATATAGCTTAATTAGGAAATAAAAACTGGCCTTGCTTTTAATTCCCTCTGTACCTACAATCCCCTCTAACTCCACTCAAGGCAGGCTACGCTGCATTCTTTTTCCCCATGTAAAAAGAATAAGCAGGTTTATCACCATTCCGCTCCTCTCCCTTTATAAGACGAAAAGCAAAAAATGGGCCTCCGCGGAAGCAGGGTCCACGCCCACATGCCTTTGTGGATCGCCCTACTTCCTTTACTCCCTGCATCAACCCAAAGCTGGGCGCCTCAAGCCGACACAAGAAACTTCATCGATGTGCCCTTTAGCGGATTTTTAGGCCCGCCTTCCAAAAAGGTAGATTGACTAGAATACTGCACCACTCCTGTAAGTACCATAAATTATAACATATCGTTTAAAAACACTCAATCTTGAAAGACTTTAATGGTCTCGGTTACCAATTAAGTCACAAACTTGATGAAGGAGGTCATTTTTCAGTTCGAGAGAGGAAAGAAGGGCTTTTGCCGCACTAATATGCTCTTGTAATTTATCCTTGGCACCTTCCAACGTTAACAGAGATGGATATGTCACTTTATCATTAGCTGTATCAGAACCTACTCTTTTACCTATTTTTTCTTGTTCTCCTTCTATATCTAGAATATCGTCTTTAATTTGGAAAGCAAGTCCTATGTGATAAGCAACTTCTCTTAGTTTTTTGATTTCTTCTTCTGAAGCGTTAGCAAGTGTCGCACCAGCTACTAAACTAAATTCTAATAGCTTACCTGTTTTATGCTCATGAATATAGATTAAATCATTTAAACTTAAACTTTTTCCTTCACCTTCCATATCAGCTACTTGACCACCTACCATTCCTTCAGGGCCTGCTGCCATCGCTAACTCTTCTACTAATTTCATTCCTGTTAACGGGTCTATTTTATATTCCTTTATAAGCCTAGTAATCACTTGAAAGCTGAACGTAAGTAGGGCATCACCCGCTAGGACCGCCATCGCTTCTCCGAACACTTTATGGTTCGTTAGTTTACCACGTCTGTAATCATCGTCATCCATACAAGGTAAGTCATCATGAATTAGAGAATATGTATGAATCATTTCAACAGCAGCTGCCACCGGTAAACCAATTGCTTCATCTTTGCCGAATGATTGCAAAGTAGCCAACAACAATAGTGGTCTAATTCTTTTCCCGCCCGCATCTAATGAGTATTTCATTGCATCCACAATAACAGTAGGTGCATGAAGTTCAGATATATTGGCTGTTAAATATTCTTCTACTAATTGTTTATTTTCTTTGAAAAATTGCTCTAAATTTACTAATTCCATTTATTCCTCCTCCTGTACAGAGAAGGGCTCCAGCTCCCCATTTTCGCGGAGGATTTGTTCCATTTGTGCTTCTACATGCTTTAATCGGTCATGGCAATGCTTAGAAAGATTCATACCTTCTTTATAATAAGTTATAGCCTCTTCTAACGGAACATCCCCATGTTCTAATTTTTCTACTATACGTTCTAACTGCTTTATTGCATCCTCAAATGAAAGTTCATTCTTTTTCTCACTCATCCTTTTGTTCCTCCTTAACACTTTTTACTTCACAGTTTATAAAGCCATTTTGAACATGAATGGACATTTGATCTCCAATTTTCGTTTGCTCTACTCGTTTAATAACATCGTTATTTTCGTTATAAGCAATACTGTATCCTCTATTCATAATTTTCAACGGACTTAATGCATCAATTTGAGATAGCCTTTTATCAAATTCCCATTTCTTCTTTTGCAAAACCTGTAGCATAGCTTTTTGAAGTAATTTCGTTTGACTAGCTACGAGATTTTCTCCATCCGATACTTGTTTTTTCGGATGATGGCGACGAATCAACTCGTGTCTCCGCTCCCATTCGTTTCGTTTCCGTTCTATCGTACGTTTTATGTTGTAGTCTAAAAGTTCCATCATCCGGTCTAATTGTTGCTCTTTTTGTACATATAACTGTTTAGGATTTCTAAATGCATATGATTTTTGGATAGAGGATAGCTGTTCTTTCCGCTTAGAAAGAATGTGATAAGATGCTCTATGTAATCTTGTTTTTCTATCTAATAACTTATCCATTAAGTCTTTTATGTGAGGTACAGCTAATTCGGCTGCCGCTGTCGGTGTTGGAGCCCTTAAATCAGCTACCCAATCTGCAATTGTAA from Sutcliffiella cohnii encodes:
- a CDS encoding DUF2627 domain-containing protein; the protein is MQRIIALTILVLPALLAVLGIKLMRDMIFGVLHAPIPSLLLQFVVGLLFLGIGLWFVAGFIFYRDRKRNKVQNRFQKK
- a CDS encoding glycerophosphodiester phosphodiesterase — its product is MDTKIFGHRGAAGTHPENTMISFQQAKKVGADGIELDVQLSSDGVPVVIHDEKVDRTTDGSGFVKDKKMEELKQLNAVFKFKQFDFCPIPTLQEVLEWASQTTLLINIELKNSVIAYEGLEEKVVELVKLYKVEKQTIFSSFNHYSISKLHRIAPHIEKAILYSEGLFEPWNYAHVVGAQSLHPNKGVATKAIVKAAGSKGIQVRPYTVNDERTMKKMFAMNVSGFFTDYPEKALQIREKIESCPLK
- a CDS encoding YycC family protein, which produces MRPLQISAETAQKLAKALDVPLEQVMHTPQHILIQKLIEIEREEASNRK
- the spo0A gene encoding sporulation transcription factor Spo0A, translating into MMKTKVCVVDDNRELVGLLEDYISAQEDMEVVGTASNGQECLQLLEKSNPDVLILDIIMPHLDGLAVLERMRALNLTKQPNVIMLTAFGQEDVTKKAVELGASYFILKPFDMEHLVSNIRQVSGKAAPIIKSSHQTFVRHSEPKTKNLDASITSIIHEIGVPAHIKGYLYLREAISMVYNDIELLGSITKVLYPDIAKKFNTTASRVERAIRHAIEVAWSRGNIDSISSLFGYTVSMSKAKPTNSEFIAMVADKLRLEHKAS
- the spoIVB gene encoding SpoIVB peptidase produces the protein MKKDITRKMIGAFLLVSIMVLCVFQPFKEYVQIPTKITVFEGQGITFPATLPVQAKVGGTDTSVDVSHNDGVVAVSGRKTGQGKVLLEMAGFPIKQMNVDVIPEYKVYPGGQSIGVKLNTVGVLVVGHHLVDTVDGKHSPGEIAGIQVGDIITKINGKTVEQMSDVAPFVQEAGKKGESLQIEIAREQETIETELTPLKDKDEDSYRIGLYIRDSAAGIGTMTFYDPKTMRYGALGHVISDMDTKKPIVVQDGQIVRSTVTSIEKGSNGVPGEKLARFSNDREAIGDITRNSPFGIFGKLHKDIQNGKMDEALPIALPHEVKEGPAKILTVVDEDKVEEFDVEVVSKIEQKFPATKGMVIKITDPKLLEKTGGIVQGMSGSPIIQDGKIIGAVTHVFVNDPTSGYGVHIEWMLNEAGIDIYNTEDEEKAS
- the recN gene encoding DNA repair protein RecN, whose amino-acid sequence is MIAELSIKNFAIIEAVSISFDKGLTVLTGETGAGKSIIIDAIHLLAGGRGSQEFVRHGEKRAEIEGLFLIESEKHPCIHVCHELGIELDDNMVVLRREIHASGKSVCRVNGKLVTISVLREVGRTLVDIHGQHEHQELMNADLHIDLLDQFGNETINKCVEAYNNVYDHYKSLEVRLNDLTTNEQQMAHRLDLIQFQLEEINNAKLQPKEEEELLAERNKISNYQKLFQALNNSYYSLHGEQKGLDWVGHAMSETEALKAIDPKLGTIYETISNAYYQLEEASYHIRDEIDQLEYDPERLDFIEGRLSEIKQLKKKYGSTVEEILEYAAKIEEELETIQNKDSHIHKLQQELESVESDLLLEAKALTEARTKAAVTLEEKIHEQLRDLYLEKANFKVNVTSHNKFQKNGVDAVEFYLTTNPGEPLKPLARVASGGELSRIMLAMKSIFSQHQGITSIIFDEVDTGVSGKVAQAIANKIYSVSVESQVLCISHLPQVAAMSDTHLFISKEIDKDRTKTRVNILSTEEKVNEIGRMISGIEVTELTKKHAKELLQLANRQKEIK
- the ahrC gene encoding transcriptional regulator AhrC/ArgR, which encodes MTKGQRHIKIRELITNREIETQDELVDLLKGLGFNVTQATVSRDIKELHLVKVPMQDGRYKYSLPADQRFNPLQKLRKSLLDAFVKLDVAGHMIVMKTMPGNANAIGVLIDNLDWVEILGTICGDDTCLIICRTPEEANQLSDKFLGML
- a CDS encoding TlyA family RNA methyltransferase, yielding MTKKERIDVLLVERGLVDSREKAKRSVMAGLVYSNEERLDKPGEKIAIDAPLTIKGNVLPYVSRGGLKLEKALKVFNLNIKDKMMIDIGASTGGFTDCALQNGVKKSYALDVGYNQLAWKLRQDERVIVMERTNFRYVTPSDLTEGMPEFASIDVSFISLRLILPVLKGLLVPGSDVVALVKPQFEAGREQVGKKGIVRDAKVHEQVLHDIIQFALNQQYVIENLSFSPITGGDGNIEFLLHLSYYGEDHKNEIKLNESIEEVVSQAHAQLRAAKGE
- the dxs gene encoding 1-deoxy-D-xylulose-5-phosphate synthase, with amino-acid sequence MDVTKITSPQILKKMSTEELEALSADIRQFLIEKLSKTGGHIGPNLGVVELTIALHKVFDSPKDKLLWDVGHQSYVHKILTGRACEFDTLRQYKGLCGFPKMIESEHDVWETGHSSTSLSAAMGMVAARDIKGTKEHVIPIIGDGALTGGMALEALNHIGHEKKNMIVILNDNEMSIAPNVGALHSVLGRLRTAGKYNWVKDELEMLLKKIPAVGGKLASTAERIKDSVKYLLVSGMFFEELGFTYLGPIDGHNYQELFENLQYAKKTEGPVIVHVITKKGKGFKPAETDKVGTWHGTGPYKIETGDLIKPVSAPPAWSSVISETVRRLAREDERIVAITPAMPVGSKLVGFASEFPERMYDVGIAEQHATTMAAGLATQKMKPFLAIYSTFLQRAYDQVVHDICRPNLNVFIGIDRSGLVGEDGETHQGVFDIAFLRHLPNLVLMMPKDENEGQHMVHTSLTYDDGPIALRFPRGNGLGVKMDEELKQIPIGSWEVLKEGSDAAILTFGTTIPMALEAAELLEKEDVSVKVINARFIKPMDEGMLHSLLEDCMPLLTIEEAVLQGGFGSAVLEFANDHGYASPIKRMGIPDRFIEHGSVKALLEEIGLTTPEVVRTIKTIARRKQKRA
- a CDS encoding polyprenyl synthetase family protein — encoded protein: MELVNLEQFFKENKQLVEEYLTANISELHAPTVIVDAMKYSLDAGGKRIRPLLLLATLQSFGKDEAIGLPVAAAVEMIHTYSLIHDDLPCMDDDDYRRGKLTNHKVFGEAMAVLAGDALLTFSFQVITRLIKEYKIDPLTGMKLVEELAMAAGPEGMVGGQVADMEGEGKSLSLNDLIYIHEHKTGKLLEFSLVAGATLANASEEEIKKLREVAYHIGLAFQIKDDILDIEGEQEKIGKRVGSDTANDKVTYPSLLTLEGAKDKLQEHISAAKALLSSLELKNDLLHQVCDLIGNRDH
- a CDS encoding exodeoxyribonuclease VII small subunit; translation: MSEKKNELSFEDAIKQLERIVEKLEHGDVPLEEAITYYKEGMNLSKHCHDRLKHVEAQMEQILRENGELEPFSVQEEE